A part of Marinomonas rhizomae genomic DNA contains:
- a CDS encoding Lrp/AsnC family transcriptional regulator, whose protein sequence is MNHLELDNYDWRLLKALQGNARLTNVALSEQVNLSPSQCSRRLQRLEQNNLIEAYFTQLNASELGYQVTAFLNIKLDKSIKNSDQEFKKAIEAIPQVLECYSVSGEADYWLRVISENLPALSTFLNDSLASLPSVRDLTSTVTLNRVKYAPSIPLPN, encoded by the coding sequence ATGAACCACCTTGAACTAGACAATTATGATTGGCGTTTACTTAAAGCGCTACAAGGCAATGCACGACTTACCAATGTTGCACTATCTGAACAAGTCAATCTATCCCCTTCCCAATGTTCAAGACGACTACAAAGACTAGAGCAAAACAATTTAATTGAAGCTTACTTTACTCAACTTAATGCAAGTGAACTTGGCTACCAAGTCACTGCGTTTTTAAACATTAAACTTGATAAAAGCATTAAAAACTCAGATCAAGAATTCAAAAAAGCCATTGAAGCCATTCCGCAAGTATTAGAATGTTACTCAGTTAGCGGCGAAGCAGATTACTGGTTGCGGGTTATTAGCGAAAACCTACCAGCACTATCAACATTTCTAAATGATTCCCTTGCAAGCCTACCCTCTGTCAGAGACCTAACCTCAACCGTCACTCTCAACCGCGTAAAATACGCTCCTTCAATCCCACTACCTAACTAA